The Agrobacterium vitis genome has a segment encoding these proteins:
- a CDS encoding PAS domain-containing sensor histidine kinase — protein MANVQRATAADDRLRPEFPGYLSFLDAVKNHGGVAYVVRSLSISNTDAALRQVIPVLVVAFLIVIAMARGMGLVSEYARMESAIRHSTAMMASAAAAALSSGPELPAELGRDKAEVLIKRFLPPNLLDDESFVLLLDPEGRVVASSGNGSSFVGMQIMALFPQVAVLRNFGDQTGAVETDINGFRHIAVLTPTGTDGALVLAAHSLKSAADYWRAELALNVTLFSAISLILMGILYAYFAQAKRARETSDVFVDSNRRVETALSRGRCGLWDFDLASRKLVWSRSMFDILGLPPSNEPLGFADAARLMHPDDGNLYALARTIGRDGDRHIDQVFRMRHANGHYVWLRARAQVIRTSSGSPHVIGIAMDVTEQHRLAQRYAEADQRLADAIECTSEAFVLWDKNDRLVMCNAHFQHVYGLPDSVLVPGVERAVVDAAAARPIIQRRIADPSAKGSSRTTELQLADERWLQINERRTRDGGLVSVGTDITLLKRHQERLREQERRLMATIGDLSSSQKKLERQKAELSEANEKYLAEKQRAEAANKAKSEFLANMSHELRTPLNAILGFSEILSTGMFGPIGSPKYGEYARDIHDSGKHLLNVINDILDMSKIEAGHMLLRCENVDFASLIDETLRLTTISAKDKNIAIEQRIASGLAMTADRRALKQILLNILSNAVKFTNEGGRISVRAHKIDGAVRLLVSDTGIGIPKQAITKIGQPFEQVQSQYAKSKGGSGLGLAISRSLILLHGGSLRIRSREGKGTVVSINVPDSPSPLPPCRKSAAQGRVLTTV, from the coding sequence ATGGCAAACGTGCAGCGGGCGACCGCAGCCGATGATCGGTTGCGACCGGAATTTCCCGGATATCTGTCATTTCTGGATGCGGTCAAGAACCACGGAGGCGTTGCATACGTCGTCCGAAGCCTTTCGATTTCCAATACCGACGCGGCCCTTCGCCAAGTCATTCCTGTTCTGGTGGTTGCTTTTCTGATCGTCATCGCCATGGCACGCGGCATGGGGCTTGTCTCGGAATATGCGCGAATGGAAAGCGCCATCCGCCACTCCACCGCGATGATGGCCTCTGCGGCGGCTGCCGCCTTATCATCCGGCCCCGAGCTTCCGGCAGAACTTGGCAGGGATAAGGCCGAAGTACTGATCAAGCGCTTCTTGCCACCCAATCTTCTCGATGACGAAAGCTTCGTTCTCTTGCTCGACCCAGAAGGCCGGGTGGTCGCCAGTTCCGGCAATGGCAGCAGTTTCGTCGGCATGCAGATCATGGCGCTGTTTCCGCAGGTTGCGGTGCTGCGCAATTTCGGTGACCAGACCGGCGCGGTAGAAACCGACATCAACGGCTTTCGCCATATCGCCGTGCTGACACCAACCGGCACGGACGGCGCGCTTGTGCTGGCGGCCCATTCGCTGAAATCCGCCGCCGATTACTGGCGGGCGGAACTCGCCCTCAACGTCACACTGTTTTCCGCCATCTCGCTGATCCTGATGGGCATTCTCTATGCCTATTTCGCCCAAGCAAAACGGGCGCGGGAAACCTCTGACGTGTTTGTCGATTCCAACCGCCGGGTCGAAACCGCACTGTCTCGCGGTCGCTGCGGATTGTGGGATTTCGACCTCGCCAGCCGAAAACTGGTCTGGTCGCGCTCGATGTTTGACATTCTCGGCCTGCCGCCGTCCAACGAACCGCTCGGCTTTGCCGACGCTGCCCGGCTGATGCACCCCGATGACGGCAATCTTTATGCGCTGGCCCGCACCATTGGCCGGGATGGCGACCGTCATATCGACCAGGTGTTTCGCATGCGACACGCCAATGGCCATTATGTCTGGCTGCGCGCCCGCGCCCAGGTGATCCGCACCAGTTCCGGCAGCCCGCATGTGATCGGCATCGCGATGGACGTGACGGAGCAGCACCGGCTGGCACAGCGCTATGCCGAGGCCGACCAGCGGCTGGCCGATGCCATCGAATGCACCTCGGAAGCCTTCGTGCTGTGGGACAAGAACGACCGGCTGGTGATGTGCAATGCCCATTTCCAGCATGTCTACGGCTTGCCCGACAGCGTGCTGGTGCCCGGCGTCGAGCGCGCCGTGGTCGATGCGGCGGCTGCCCGACCCATCATTCAACGGCGCATAGCCGACCCCTCCGCCAAGGGCAGTTCGCGGACCACCGAGTTGCAACTGGCCGACGAACGCTGGCTGCAAATCAACGAGCGGCGCACCCGCGATGGCGGTCTGGTCTCTGTTGGCACCGATATTACGCTGCTGAAGCGCCATCAGGAGCGGCTGCGCGAGCAGGAGCGCCGGTTGATGGCGACCATTGGCGACCTGTCTTCGTCGCAGAAAAAGCTGGAACGGCAAAAGGCGGAACTGTCGGAAGCCAACGAGAAATATCTGGCCGAAAAACAGCGCGCCGAAGCGGCCAACAAGGCCAAGTCGGAATTTCTCGCCAATATGTCGCATGAGTTGCGCACGCCGCTCAACGCCATCCTCGGCTTTTCCGAAATCCTCTCCACCGGCATGTTCGGGCCGATCGGCTCGCCGAAATACGGCGAATATGCGCGCGATATCCACGATAGCGGCAAGCACCTTCTCAACGTCATCAACGACATTCTCGACATGTCGAAGATTGAGGCAGGCCATATGCTGCTGAGATGCGAAAATGTCGATTTCGCCTCGCTGATTGATGAGACCCTGCGGCTGACGACGATTTCCGCCAAGGACAAGAATATTGCTATCGAGCAACGCATCGCGTCAGGCCTGGCCATGACCGCCGACCGGCGCGCCCTGAAGCAAATCCTGCTCAACATCCTGTCGAACGCAGTGAAATTCACCAATGAAGGCGGACGGATTTCCGTGCGCGCCCACAAGATCGATGGTGCCGTGCGGCTTCTGGTGTCGGATACCGGCATCGGCATTCCCAAACAGGCCATCACCAAGATCGGCCAGCCCTTCGAACAGGTGCAGAGCCAATATGCCAAGAGCAAGGGCGGATCCGGCCTGGGCCTGGCGATTTCCCGTTCACTGATCCTGCTGCATGGCGGCAGCCTGCGGATTCGCTCACGCGAGGGCAAGGGGACGGTCGTTTCGATCAATGTGCCGGATAGCCCCTCGCCACTTCCCCCCTGCCGCAAATCCGCCGCTCAGGGCCGGGTGCTGACAACCGTCTGA
- a CDS encoding bifunctional [glutamine synthetase] adenylyltransferase/[glutamine synthetase]-adenylyl-L-tyrosine phosphorylase, protein MCMPKDQPVSPETVFLRDVAEDVVKPLNKVETKAVLAVLKELGRDTPEIAALLSDETPLKSFIIAALTLSPYLRETAALRPDLLARALHAPLEESLNGLVEHARHAWRPEQGGVPPTEAMVMSRLRQAKRGLSFLLALADLGRLFHPRQTTLWLSRMADAAIACAIDHLLLAGHEAGKLQLADRDAPSKHSGLIVLGMGKLGAFELNYSSDIDLVVFFEPDAAILVAPEEATETYGRMMRRLIRILQERTGDGYVFRTDLRLRPDPGATPLAMPVEAALIYYEGRGQNWERAAFIKARALAGDLAAGQAFLKELAPFVFRKYLDYAAIADIHSIKRQIHSHRGHGAIAVKGHNIKLGRGGIREIEFFAQTQQLIAGGRMPDLRVRGTEAALAALEQARWIDATTRDELTEAYWFLRDVEHRIQMVHDEQSHTLPTTETELKRIALMCGFDTPAGFSQALEKRLRLVERRYGQLFEQEDDLSVGGNLVFTGQKDDPDTLKTLEKLGFQRPEDISRVIRTWHYGRYRATQSVEARERLTELTPRLLKAFGESRRADEALLRFDAFLSGLPAGIQLFSLLGNNPALLELIVTIMAAAPRLAATIANRPHVFDGMLDPGLMADLPTRDYLAMRLDAFIGGVSNHEELLDRLRIFAAEQRFLIGIRLMTGAISGTVAGHAFTDLADLVIEQAFHAVRREVERVHGRIAGGQLALVGMGKLGSRELTAGSDVDLIVLYEYDDENGESDGAKPLDAVRYYTRLTQRLIAALSAPTAEGVLYEVDMRLRPSGNKGPVATRLRAFERYQREEAWTWEHMALTRARLITGDGPLVAKAQTIIADILALKRDRAAIAADVSEMRGMIDSEKPPKDGWDLKLMPGGLVDLEFLAQYLALVAPNDRLKALAGPGFSQTDITTAQRLKQGGGRVMEAGDLDLCLGALTLYTELSQAIRACVEGGFRPQDAPAGLIDVVLRVADCPDLKVLEAELKRLSKAVRRIFQTVVSTRP, encoded by the coding sequence ATGTGCATGCCCAAGGACCAGCCCGTTTCGCCGGAAACCGTCTTTCTGCGCGATGTCGCCGAAGATGTCGTCAAACCGCTGAACAAAGTGGAGACCAAGGCTGTCCTTGCTGTGCTGAAGGAGCTTGGCAGGGACACGCCTGAGATCGCAGCCTTGCTTTCGGATGAGACGCCGCTCAAATCCTTCATTATCGCAGCCTTGACGCTGTCTCCCTATCTGCGTGAGACGGCGGCGCTGCGTCCTGATTTGCTTGCGCGCGCGCTGCATGCCCCTTTGGAGGAGAGCCTGAATGGGTTGGTGGAGCACGCGCGCCATGCCTGGCGACCGGAGCAGGGAGGAGTGCCGCCAACCGAGGCCATGGTGATGAGCCGGTTGCGTCAGGCCAAGCGGGGCCTGTCCTTTTTGCTGGCGCTGGCCGATCTGGGCCGATTGTTTCATCCCCGCCAGACGACGCTATGGCTGTCGCGAATGGCGGATGCCGCAATCGCCTGCGCCATCGACCATCTTCTGCTGGCGGGCCATGAGGCGGGCAAGTTGCAGCTTGCCGACCGCGATGCGCCATCGAAACACAGCGGCCTGATCGTGCTGGGCATGGGCAAGCTTGGCGCGTTTGAGCTGAACTATTCGTCGGACATTGATCTCGTGGTGTTTTTCGAGCCGGATGCGGCAATCCTGGTTGCGCCCGAGGAAGCAACCGAAACCTATGGCCGGATGATGCGCCGGTTGATCCGCATTCTGCAGGAGCGCACGGGGGATGGCTATGTGTTCCGCACCGATCTGAGGCTGCGGCCCGATCCGGGAGCCACACCGCTCGCCATGCCGGTTGAGGCAGCGCTGATCTATTATGAGGGACGTGGGCAAAACTGGGAGCGGGCCGCCTTTATCAAGGCCCGGGCGCTGGCAGGGGATCTTGCCGCAGGTCAGGCCTTTCTCAAGGAATTGGCACCTTTCGTGTTTCGAAAATATCTCGATTATGCGGCGATTGCCGATATTCACTCGATCAAGCGGCAGATCCATAGCCACCGGGGCCACGGTGCGATTGCGGTCAAGGGCCACAATATCAAGCTTGGGCGCGGCGGCATTCGCGAGATCGAGTTCTTCGCCCAGACACAGCAACTGATCGCTGGTGGACGGATGCCGGATCTGCGGGTGCGCGGCACCGAGGCGGCGCTGGCGGCGTTGGAACAGGCCCGCTGGATCGATGCTACCACCCGCGATGAGCTAACGGAGGCCTATTGGTTTCTGCGCGATGTCGAGCATCGCATTCAGATGGTGCATGACGAGCAGAGCCATACGCTGCCGACAACCGAGACCGAGTTGAAGCGCATCGCGCTGATGTGCGGTTTCGACACCCCGGCAGGCTTTTCGCAAGCCCTGGAAAAACGGCTGCGGCTGGTGGAGCGGCGTTACGGTCAGTTGTTTGAACAGGAAGATGATCTTTCTGTCGGCGGCAATCTGGTGTTTACCGGTCAAAAGGATGATCCCGATACTTTGAAGACGCTTGAAAAGCTTGGGTTTCAACGGCCTGAAGACATTTCCAGGGTGATCCGCACTTGGCATTACGGACGCTACCGCGCCACGCAATCGGTGGAGGCCCGCGAACGGTTGACGGAGTTGACCCCGCGTCTCCTTAAGGCATTTGGCGAAAGCCGTCGCGCCGATGAGGCGCTGTTGCGGTTCGATGCGTTTCTGTCGGGCCTTCCCGCCGGTATCCAGCTTTTTTCGCTGCTTGGCAACAACCCGGCACTACTGGAACTGATCGTTACCATCATGGCCGCCGCGCCCCGGCTTGCAGCCACCATTGCCAACCGGCCGCATGTTTTTGATGGCATGCTCGATCCCGGTCTGATGGCCGATCTGCCGACGCGCGATTATCTCGCCATGCGGCTCGATGCTTTTATTGGCGGTGTTTCGAACCACGAGGAATTGCTGGACCGCCTGCGGATCTTTGCCGCCGAGCAGCGTTTCTTGATCGGCATTCGCCTGATGACCGGGGCAATTTCCGGAACGGTGGCAGGTCATGCCTTTACCGATCTCGCCGATCTGGTGATCGAGCAGGCCTTTCACGCTGTGCGCCGCGAAGTGGAACGAGTACATGGCCGGATCGCTGGCGGGCAACTGGCACTGGTCGGCATGGGCAAGCTTGGCTCGCGGGAGCTGACGGCAGGTTCCGACGTCGATCTGATCGTGCTTTATGAGTATGATGATGAAAACGGGGAGAGCGATGGAGCAAAACCGCTCGATGCCGTGCGTTATTACACCCGCCTGACCCAGCGGCTGATCGCCGCCTTGTCCGCACCGACCGCCGAAGGCGTGCTCTATGAGGTGGATATGCGGCTTCGTCCTTCCGGCAACAAGGGGCCGGTGGCAACCCGGCTGAGAGCCTTCGAGCGCTATCAGCGCGAGGAGGCCTGGACCTGGGAGCATATGGCGCTGACCCGCGCCCGGCTGATCACCGGCGATGGCCCGCTGGTTGCCAAGGCGCAAACCATCATTGCCGATATCCTGGCGCTGAAACGCGACCGCGCCGCCATTGCTGCCGACGTCAGCGAGATGCGTGGCATGATCGATAGCGAAAAACCACCGAAGGACGGATGGGACTTGAAGTTGATGCCGGGTGGATTGGTGGATCTGGAGTTTCTCGCCCAATATCTTGCCCTGGTGGCTCCGAACGATAGATTGAAAGCGCTGGCCGGGCCGGGATTTTCACAGACGGATATCACCACCGCCCAGCGTTTGAAGCAGGGCGGGGGGCGGGTGATGGAGGCCGGTGATCTCGATCTCTGCCTTGGGGCTCTCACGCTTTACACGGAATTGTCTCAGGCAATCAGGGCCTGTGTCGAGGGAGGATTCAGGCCGCAGGATGCGCCAGCGGGCCTGATCGATGTCGTCTTGCGGGTTGCCGATTGCCCGGACCTGAAAGTGCTGGAGGCCGAGTTGAAACGCCTGTCCAAGGCGGTTCGGCGGATTTTTCAGACGGTTGTCAGCACCCGGCCCTGA
- a CDS encoding sensor histidine kinase yields the protein MSRAGFLFKSTAVRLSALYIILFALCAAFLVIYVTALSERLLNQQTRESLQQEVTEIERAYEKGGVENLLRLMERRMRQPGANLYVIAGPNGEFLAGNVSSVEPGVLDREGWTNFPFAYNRYAETGPARPHLAIANVLALDNGLRILVGRDLGEPTKFRILVRKALMVALAIMGAGALVIWFAIGRNALKRIDRVSAASKKIMAGDLGQRLPVSGSGDEFDRLSRSLNDMLERIEKLNEGLRQVSDNIAHDLKTPLTRLRNKAADALAEDDDLLRRQALEGIIGESDQLIRTFNALLMISRVEAGSIAAELSDLDASTIAADTAELYEPVAEEAGYVLASAIVPGIIVRGNRELIGQAIFNLLDNAIKYAGEGGSEIRVELVKAANGEARLSVCDHGPGIAAERREDVVKRFVRLDESRSKPGTGLGLSLVEAVMALHGGRLELSDTDTANSECPGLTATMVFPRVTA from the coding sequence ATGTCGCGTGCCGGATTTCTGTTCAAGTCTACCGCCGTCAGGCTTTCGGCGCTTTACATCATTTTGTTTGCGCTTTGCGCCGCTTTTCTGGTGATCTATGTCACGGCGCTTTCCGAACGGCTGCTCAATCAGCAGACGCGAGAGAGCCTGCAACAGGAAGTGACCGAAATCGAGCGCGCTTATGAAAAAGGTGGCGTCGAAAATCTGCTGCGATTGATGGAGCGGCGCATGCGCCAGCCCGGCGCAAATCTCTATGTCATTGCTGGGCCAAACGGCGAATTTCTGGCGGGCAATGTCAGCTCCGTCGAGCCGGGCGTGCTGGACCGCGAGGGCTGGACCAATTTTCCCTTCGCGTATAACCGCTATGCAGAAACCGGCCCGGCTCGCCCGCATCTGGCGATTGCCAATGTGTTGGCACTGGACAACGGGTTGCGCATTTTGGTCGGGCGGGATCTGGGTGAGCCCACCAAATTTCGCATTCTGGTGCGCAAGGCACTGATGGTGGCGCTGGCGATCATGGGGGCAGGGGCTTTGGTGATCTGGTTTGCGATTGGCCGCAATGCCTTGAAACGCATCGACAGGGTGTCTGCCGCCAGCAAGAAGATCATGGCCGGTGATCTTGGCCAGCGTCTGCCGGTCTCCGGTTCCGGCGATGAATTTGACCGGCTGTCGCGCTCGCTGAACGATATGCTGGAGCGGATCGAAAAGCTCAACGAAGGGCTACGTCAGGTCTCCGACAATATCGCCCATGACCTGAAGACGCCGCTGACCCGGCTGCGTAACAAGGCCGCCGATGCGCTGGCCGAGGATGATGACTTGCTGCGCCGTCAGGCGCTTGAAGGGATTATCGGCGAGTCGGACCAGTTGATCCGCACGTTCAACGCGTTGTTGATGATTTCCCGTGTCGAAGCGGGATCGATTGCCGCCGAGCTTTCCGACCTCGATGCCTCCACCATTGCCGCCGATACCGCCGAGCTTTACGAGCCGGTGGCCGAGGAGGCGGGCTATGTGCTGGCAAGCGCTATTGTCCCCGGCATCATCGTGCGGGGCAATCGCGAACTGATCGGCCAGGCGATTTTCAACCTGCTCGACAATGCCATCAAATATGCGGGTGAAGGCGGCAGCGAAATCCGTGTCGAACTGGTGAAGGCGGCGAACGGCGAGGCCCGCCTCAGCGTCTGCGACCATGGCCCCGGCATCGCGGCGGAGCGCCGGGAAGATGTCGTCAAGCGTTTCGTGCGGCTGGATGAAAGCCGCAGTAAACCGGGCACCGGTCTTGGCCTGTCGCTGGTTGAGGCGGTGATGGCGCTGCATGGCGGCAGGCTGGAGTTGAGCGATACCGATACCGCCAATTCCGAGTGTCCCGGACTGACGGCCACCATGGTCTTTCCGCGTGTAACCGCATAA
- a CDS encoding response regulator transcription factor, translating to METGKTGCASGNAGTNVARMKILVIEDDLEAAAYMTKAFREAGIMADHASDGEAGLFMGCENTYDVMIIDRMLPRRDGLSVISELRKRSINTPVLILSALGQVDDRVTGLRAGGDDYLPKPYAFSELLARVEVLGRRKGTPEQDMIYRVGDLELDRLSHEVRRAGKEILLQPREFRLLEYLMKNAGQVVTRTMLLEHVWDYHFDPQTNVIDVHVSRLRSKIEKDFDRPLLKTVRGAGYMIKDES from the coding sequence ATGGAAACCGGTAAAACAGGCTGTGCATCGGGCAATGCGGGCACTAATGTCGCACGCATGAAAATACTTGTGATCGAAGACGATCTTGAAGCCGCTGCTTACATGACCAAGGCCTTCCGCGAGGCGGGCATCATGGCCGACCACGCCAGTGATGGCGAGGCGGGCCTGTTCATGGGTTGCGAAAATACCTACGATGTGATGATCATCGACCGGATGCTGCCGCGTCGCGATGGCCTTTCGGTGATATCAGAATTGCGCAAGCGCAGCATCAATACGCCGGTGCTGATCCTGTCGGCGCTTGGCCAGGTGGATGACCGGGTGACCGGCCTTCGCGCCGGTGGCGACGATTACCTGCCCAAGCCCTATGCCTTTTCCGAGCTTCTGGCTCGGGTTGAAGTCCTGGGGCGACGCAAGGGGACGCCGGAACAGGACATGATTTACCGGGTCGGCGATCTGGAGCTTGACCGCCTGTCCCACGAAGTGCGCCGGGCGGGCAAGGAAATCCTGCTTCAGCCGCGTGAGTTTCGCCTGCTGGAATATTTGATGAAGAATGCCGGGCAGGTGGTGACACGTACCATGCTGTTGGAACATGTCTGGGACTATCATTTCGATCCGCAGACCAATGTCATCGACGTGCATGTATCGCGGCTGCGCTCCAAGATTGAAAAGGATTTCGACCGGCCGCTGCTGAAGACGGTGCGCGGTGCCGGCTATATGATCAAAGACGAAAGCTGA
- a CDS encoding Do family serine endopeptidase, with translation MSKSFHNRSVTSRLRAGTAAGLAALMLAGAVTVTPALAAPVEVQAPQVPSFADLVSAVSPAVVSIRVKSDVQQASEDGSNFSFNGRDFDQLPDPLKRFFKEWGMPGPGGPGGPGGPKGGPHAERHGKLRPIAQGSGFFISEDGYVVTNNHVVSDGQAYTVVMNDGTEYDAKLVGKDPRTDLAVLKVDQPTKKFTYVEWAQDDKIRVGDWVVAVGNPFGLGGTVTSGIVSAFGRDIGSGPYDDYIQIDAPVNRGNSGGPDFNLSGKVVGINTAIFSPSGGSVGIAFAIPAATAKDVVAELIKHGSVQRGWLGVQIQPVTKDIAESLGLADAKGALVAEPQADSPGDKAGIKQGDVITAVNGDPVKDPRDLAKRIAAFPPNTKVDISIWRNGKPTAVKVDLGTLPAEKDAASSDEDQGAPEQNAPATEQALANLGVTVQRADDGKGLTITNVDPDSDAADKGLKSGQKITSVNNQQVSSAADVKKILDQAKKDGRTKALFQVETDNGSRFIALPINQG, from the coding sequence ATGTCGAAATCCTTCCATAATCGCTCCGTTACCTCCAGGCTGCGGGCAGGCACCGCGGCAGGGCTGGCGGCCCTGATGCTGGCGGGTGCCGTGACGGTGACGCCTGCTTTGGCCGCGCCCGTCGAGGTCCAGGCGCCGCAGGTGCCGAGCTTTGCCGATCTGGTCAGTGCCGTTTCCCCCGCCGTGGTCTCCATCCGCGTCAAATCGGATGTGCAGCAGGCCTCCGAGGATGGCAGCAATTTCTCCTTCAATGGCCGTGACTTTGACCAGCTTCCCGATCCGCTGAAGCGCTTCTTCAAGGAATGGGGCATGCCAGGCCCCGGTGGTCCGGGTGGTCCAGGAGGCCCCAAGGGCGGGCCGCATGCCGAGCGTCATGGCAAGCTTCGTCCAATTGCTCAAGGGTCGGGCTTCTTCATCTCCGAGGATGGCTATGTCGTGACCAACAATCACGTGGTTTCCGATGGTCAGGCCTACACAGTGGTGATGAATGACGGCACCGAATACGATGCCAAGCTGGTCGGTAAGGACCCGCGCACCGACCTCGCGGTTTTGAAGGTCGATCAGCCGACCAAGAAATTCACCTATGTCGAATGGGCGCAGGACGACAAGATCCGCGTTGGTGACTGGGTCGTCGCCGTTGGCAATCCCTTCGGTCTCGGCGGAACCGTCACCTCCGGCATCGTTTCGGCTTTTGGCCGCGATATCGGCTCCGGTCCTTATGACGATTACATCCAGATCGACGCACCGGTAAACCGGGGCAATTCGGGTGGACCGGACTTCAACCTCAGCGGCAAGGTGGTTGGGATCAACACGGCGATCTTCTCGCCATCGGGTGGCAGCGTCGGCATCGCCTTCGCTATTCCGGCGGCGACTGCCAAGGATGTCGTTGCTGAATTGATTAAGCATGGCTCGGTGCAGCGCGGCTGGCTTGGCGTGCAGATCCAGCCTGTCACCAAGGATATTGCCGAGTCGCTCGGCCTGGCCGATGCCAAGGGCGCGCTGGTGGCTGAGCCGCAGGCCGACTCGCCCGGTGACAAGGCCGGTATCAAGCAGGGCGATGTCATCACCGCCGTGAACGGCGATCCGGTCAAGGACCCGCGCGACCTCGCCAAGCGCATTGCTGCCTTCCCGCCCAATACCAAGGTCGATATTTCGATCTGGCGCAATGGCAAGCCGACGGCCGTCAAGGTCGATCTCGGCACCCTGCCTGCTGAAAAGGATGCGGCCAGCAGTGATGAAGACCAGGGCGCGCCCGAGCAGAACGCACCGGCCACCGAGCAGGCGCTTGCCAACCTTGGGGTCACTGTCCAGCGTGCCGATGACGGCAAGGGCCTGACGATCACCAATGTCGATCCGGATTCCGACGCTGCCGACAAGGGGCTGAAGAGCGGCCAGAAGATCACCTCGGTCAATAACCAGCAGGTCTCCAGCGCTGCCGATGTCAAGAAGATCCTTGATCAGGCCAAGAAGGACGGTCGCACCAAGGCGCTCTTCCAGGTGGAAACCGACAATGGCAGCCGCTTCATCGCCCTGCCGATCAACCAGGGCTGA
- a CDS encoding cytochrome c-type biogenesis protein has translation MRALFAVFLGFWLLLVQPAFAVNPDEMLKDPALEARARHLSGQLRCMVCQNQSIDDSNAELARDLRLLVRERIVKGDSDDDVIRYLVSRYGEFVLLKPRLTSETLLLWGAPGLLLLVGAGAAFAYSRRRRRVAAAEPLTADEEARLKRLLEE, from the coding sequence ATGAGGGCGCTTTTCGCCGTCTTCCTCGGCTTTTGGCTGTTGCTGGTCCAGCCCGCTTTTGCCGTCAATCCCGATGAAATGCTGAAAGACCCGGCCTTGGAGGCCCGCGCCCGGCACCTGTCGGGGCAATTGCGCTGCATGGTCTGTCAGAACCAGTCCATCGACGACAGCAATGCCGAACTGGCCCGCGACCTCAGGCTTCTGGTGCGCGAGCGGATCGTCAAGGGCGATAGTGATGATGATGTCATCCGCTATCTTGTGTCGCGCTACGGTGAATTCGTGCTGCTGAAACCACGCTTGACGTCGGAGACCTTGCTGCTATGGGGCGCACCGGGCTTGCTTCTGTTGGTTGGTGCCGGGGCAGCCTTTGCCTATAGTCGCCGCCGCAGGCGCGTGGCTGCGGCAGAGCCGTTGACTGCGGATGAAGAGGCGCGATTGAAGCGGCTCTTGGAAGAGTAG